A genomic region of Armatimonadota bacterium contains the following coding sequences:
- a CDS encoding CPBP family intramembrane metalloprotease yields the protein MDGWIRLGFAVLLAVAAWVGAAWVYRDGLRRGMGKAALAWALATVVLFPALFPVYVLVVRPRLPGEQVWDLSEVLAVASLVIVTLPLGVSLAGGLRPDLPSLAGAVLAQSAVFLGGCGYVVRLRYGLPLRALGYDAARWPVGLRTGLLVAAAVIPTVHLAVQPASRYLLGLLLGQDRARWLAEQEEAANPILQALPPLSDPGGVVAFALLVAVLVPVAEETFFRGFVYPPLRRHYGARAAAWLSAVFFAAVHLQVVNFLPILLLGVVLAAVYERTGSLLPAVVVHAANNLVALISAYAGR from the coding sequence TTGGACGGATGGATCCGACTGGGCTTTGCGGTCCTCCTGGCGGTGGCAGCCTGGGTGGGGGCCGCATGGGTGTACCGGGACGGCCTGCGTCGGGGCATGGGGAAGGCCGCCCTCGCCTGGGCCCTGGCTACAGTGGTGCTCTTTCCCGCCCTCTTTCCGGTCTACGTCCTTGTAGTCCGTCCACGCCTGCCCGGAGAGCAGGTGTGGGATCTCTCGGAGGTACTGGCGGTGGCGAGTCTCGTGATCGTGACCCTACCTCTGGGGGTGAGCCTGGCGGGCGGGCTCCGGCCAGACCTCCCGTCCTTGGCCGGAGCCGTGTTGGCCCAGAGCGCGGTGTTCCTGGGGGGATGCGGGTACGTGGTCCGCCTCCGCTATGGCCTTCCCCTCCGGGCCCTGGGATACGATGCGGCCCGCTGGCCCGTGGGGCTCCGCACGGGTCTCCTCGTCGCGGCGGCGGTGATTCCCACGGTGCACCTCGCGGTGCAGCCCGCATCCAGGTACCTGCTGGGGCTCCTCCTGGGGCAGGATCGGGCGCGGTGGCTGGCGGAGCAGGAGGAAGCCGCGAATCCTATCCTTCAGGCCCTGCCTCCGCTCTCGGATCCTGGGGGGGTGGTGGCGTTCGCGCTCCTGGTGGCGGTCCTGGTTCCCGTGGCGGAGGAGACCTTCTTCCGGGGGTTCGTGTATCCCCCCTTGCGGCGGCACTACGGGGCGCGGGCGGCGGCGTGGCTTTCTGCAGTCTTCTTCGCCGCCGTGCATCTCCAGGTGGTGAACTTCCTCCCCATTCTGCTCCTGGGCGTGGTCCTCGCGGCGGTGTACGAACGGACGGGCTCCCTCCTCCCCGCGGTGGTGGTTCATGCGGCCAACAACCTGGTGGCCCTGATTTCCGCGTACGCAGGGCGGTAG
- the dnaX gene encoding DNA polymerase III subunit gamma/tau — MGQTNAHVTLYRKWRPTTFEEVVGQERVTRTLQNAISQGRIVHAYLFSGHRGTGKTTTARILAKALNCVQGPTPHPCGECAQCRTIAEGTSLDVIELDAASNRGIDEIREIRDKVRLLPAQGRYKVYILDEAHMLTDQAENALLKTLEEPPPHAVFVLVTTEPHRLPATVLSRCQRFEFRRVPTPLIVQRLRTLAEREGIVVEEEALQRIARSADGALRDAEAILDQLMAWAGDRITGEDVVRLLGTLEEDLVDRVVAALRDRDVSSVLRIAAEVVESGRDVRQVLRRLVEHFRDLLVARLSPDARNLVEVGEDRYRVVQEQAAGFAEEELLRAITVLSSAETEARWTTQPRLSLELALLRLARPEADPGLEGLRARVARLEQLLQAGAERTAPEVLPAPVSDPPPKPDALPEPRLPLEGGEVSLERVMDRWKEILEGVRRRRAYTHALLSDARPVALEGHGLVVEVTTGGPFAATTLGDPRHRSLVEEAIRQVLGVALRVRFVASPQEDSPPGPEQDPLVQQATHLLGPLVEFRPFGSQLPAEEESRVEPQQGGKTGAEGSAGDRPRAGRARPRTRGGQ; from the coding sequence ATGGGACAGACCAACGCGCACGTCACCCTGTACCGGAAATGGCGTCCCACGACGTTCGAGGAGGTGGTGGGGCAGGAGCGGGTGACCCGCACCCTCCAGAACGCCATCTCGCAGGGCCGAATCGTTCATGCCTACCTCTTCAGCGGCCACCGGGGAACGGGGAAGACCACCACGGCCCGGATTCTGGCCAAGGCGCTGAACTGCGTCCAGGGGCCTACGCCGCACCCGTGCGGGGAGTGTGCCCAGTGCCGCACCATTGCGGAGGGAACTTCCCTGGACGTCATCGAGCTGGATGCCGCCAGCAACCGCGGGATCGACGAGATCCGGGAGATCCGGGATAAGGTGCGGCTGCTGCCCGCTCAGGGCCGCTACAAGGTGTACATCCTCGACGAGGCCCACATGCTCACGGACCAGGCGGAGAACGCGCTGCTGAAGACCCTAGAGGAACCTCCGCCGCACGCGGTGTTTGTGCTGGTGACCACGGAACCCCACCGCCTCCCCGCCACCGTTCTCTCCCGCTGTCAGCGGTTCGAGTTCCGCCGGGTCCCTACCCCCCTCATCGTCCAACGCCTGCGGACCCTGGCGGAGCGGGAGGGAATCGTGGTGGAGGAGGAAGCCCTTCAGCGGATCGCCCGCAGCGCGGATGGCGCCCTGCGGGATGCGGAGGCCATCCTGGACCAGCTCATGGCCTGGGCCGGCGACCGCATCACGGGAGAGGACGTGGTACGGCTCCTCGGCACCCTCGAGGAGGATCTGGTGGACCGGGTGGTGGCAGCCCTGCGGGACCGGGACGTCTCCTCCGTGCTGCGCATCGCCGCGGAGGTGGTGGAAAGCGGCCGGGACGTGCGGCAGGTGCTGCGCCGCTTGGTAGAGCACTTCCGGGATCTCCTGGTGGCACGCCTGAGTCCGGACGCGCGGAACCTGGTGGAGGTGGGAGAAGACCGGTACCGGGTGGTGCAGGAGCAGGCCGCGGGGTTTGCGGAGGAGGAACTCCTGCGGGCCATCACCGTGCTCTCCTCCGCGGAGACGGAAGCGCGGTGGACCACTCAGCCGCGCCTGAGCCTGGAACTTGCCCTGCTACGCCTCGCACGGCCCGAGGCGGACCCAGGTCTGGAGGGCCTGCGGGCCCGGGTGGCACGTCTGGAACAGCTCCTGCAGGCGGGTGCGGAGAGGACCGCACCGGAGGTCCTGCCCGCACCGGTATCGGATCCTCCGCCCAAACCCGACGCCCTCCCGGAGCCCCGGCTCCCCTTGGAGGGAGGAGAGGTCTCGCTGGAGCGGGTGATGGACCGATGGAAGGAGATCCTGGAGGGAGTCCGGCGCCGCCGGGCTTACACGCACGCCCTCTTAAGTGACGCGCGGCCCGTGGCCCTGGAAGGGCACGGCCTCGTGGTGGAGGTGACCACGGGTGGACCCTTCGCGGCCACCACCTTAGGGGATCCCCGCCACCGATCCCTCGTAGAGGAGGCCATCCGGCAGGTGCTGGGCGTGGCCCTGCGGGTGCGGTTTGTCGCCTCCCCGCAGGAGGATTCGCCTCCAGGGCCCGAGCAGGACCCCCTGGTCCAACAGGCCACGCACCTTCTCGGCCCCCTCGTGGAATTCCGGCCCTTCGGCTCCCAACTTCCCGCGGAGGAGGAAAGCCGTGTGGAACCTCAGCAAGGTGGCAAAACAGGTGCAGAGGGTTCAGCAGGAGATCGCCCGCGTGCAGGAAGAGCTCGCCCACGAACGCGTGGAGGCCAGTAG
- a CDS encoding YbaB/EbfC family nucleoid-associated protein, protein MWNLSKVAKQVQRVQQEIARVQEELAHERVEASSGGGAVRAVVTGQGELVEVRIAPETVDPQDVSLLEDLVVAAVNEALRRARELAASRMQAATGGLQIPGLFG, encoded by the coding sequence GTGTGGAACCTCAGCAAGGTGGCAAAACAGGTGCAGAGGGTTCAGCAGGAGATCGCCCGCGTGCAGGAAGAGCTCGCCCACGAACGCGTGGAGGCCAGTAGCGGCGGGGGTGCGGTGCGGGCGGTGGTAACGGGGCAGGGAGAGCTGGTGGAGGTGCGCATCGCCCCGGAGACCGTGGATCCCCAGGACGTCTCCCTGCTGGAGGACCTCGTGGTGGCCGCGGTGAACGAGGCCCTGCGCAGGGCCCGGGAACTCGCGGCCTCCCGAATGCAGGCCGCCACGGGCGGGCTGCAGATCCCCGGGCTTTTCGGGTAG
- the recR gene encoding recombination mediator RecR has product MHLPEPLARLVEELERLPTVGPKTAQRLAFHILRMPEEQVRALAQALLDARAQIRPCSVCFTWTDVDPCALCTSPSRDPSVLCVVEDARDVLAMERTREFKGRYHVLQGAISPLEGVGPEDLRIRELLQRLQGGEVREVIIATNPRVEGDATALYLTRLIRPLGIKVTRIAHGLPVGGDIEYADEVTLAKALEGRREL; this is encoded by the coding sequence ATGCACCTCCCAGAACCCCTCGCGCGGTTGGTGGAGGAACTGGAGCGGCTGCCCACGGTGGGTCCGAAGACCGCCCAGCGGCTCGCCTTCCACATCCTCCGCATGCCGGAGGAGCAGGTGCGCGCCCTCGCCCAGGCCCTCCTCGACGCTCGGGCGCAGATCCGTCCGTGCTCCGTGTGCTTCACCTGGACGGACGTGGATCCCTGTGCCCTCTGCACGAGTCCCAGCCGGGATCCCTCCGTGCTGTGCGTGGTGGAGGACGCCCGGGACGTGCTGGCCATGGAGCGCACCCGGGAGTTCAAGGGTCGCTACCACGTGCTCCAGGGCGCCATCTCTCCCCTGGAGGGGGTCGGGCCGGAGGACCTCCGGATTCGGGAGCTGTTGCAGCGGCTTCAGGGCGGGGAGGTACGGGAGGTGATCATCGCCACCAACCCCAGGGTGGAGGGCGATGCCACGGCCCTGTACCTCACCCGGCTCATCCGGCCCCTCGGCATTAAGGTCACCCGCATCGCCCATGGCCTCCCGGTAGGCGGGGACATCGAGTACGCGGACGAGGTGACCCTCGCGAAGGCCCTGGAGGGCCGCCGGGAGCTGTAA
- a CDS encoding ribonuclease H-like YkuK family protein yields MEYVSPTFGRLSFEEMFRALVAFVHEEPEHPYHLIIGTDSVVSDQTCFVTAIVIHRVGHGARYFYRKQYNRKITSLRQRILYEAALSLEIASRLSSALARNGYSQLPIEIHLDVGDRGETKSVIREVVGMVTGSGYAARTKPEAYVATKVADKHSK; encoded by the coding sequence GTGGAGTACGTGAGCCCGACTTTCGGGCGCCTGTCCTTCGAGGAGATGTTCCGGGCCCTGGTGGCTTTCGTCCATGAGGAACCCGAGCACCCCTACCACCTCATCATCGGTACCGACTCCGTGGTCTCGGATCAGACCTGCTTCGTCACCGCCATCGTCATCCACCGGGTCGGTCACGGCGCACGGTACTTCTACCGGAAACAGTACAACCGGAAGATCACGAGCCTCCGTCAGCGGATCCTGTACGAGGCGGCCCTGAGCCTGGAGATCGCCTCCCGACTCTCCAGCGCCCTCGCCCGCAACGGGTACTCGCAGCTCCCCATCGAGATCCACTTGGATGTAGGGGATCGCGGGGAGACCAAGTCCGTGATCCGGGAGGTGGTGGGAATGGTGACGGGCTCGGGGTACGCGGCGAGGACCAAGCCGGAGGCTTACGTGGCCACCAAGGTGGCGGACAAGCACTCGAAGTAG
- a CDS encoding MOSC domain-containing protein: protein MRDLLEALEQRPFGRIGWVTHLVISPRPGDHRLVEALALLPGVGPAGEYAAKQFWKGRRVPGREVSAVNAEFLDLLGIAPEVPGDNLIVRGIRLGGLEPGTLVRVGPVHLRRSTTLHRPCVLFRSRAGALAFELAALGWRGALFEVLNRGVVRVEDPVEVLG from the coding sequence GTGAGGGATCTCCTGGAGGCCCTGGAACAGCGTCCGTTTGGGAGGATCGGGTGGGTCACCCACCTCGTGATCTCCCCGCGGCCTGGAGATCACCGGCTGGTGGAGGCCCTGGCGCTGCTGCCGGGTGTGGGCCCCGCGGGGGAGTACGCGGCCAAGCAGTTCTGGAAGGGGAGGCGGGTGCCGGGGCGGGAGGTAAGCGCGGTCAACGCGGAGTTCCTGGATCTGCTGGGCATCGCTCCCGAGGTCCCTGGCGACAACCTGATCGTGCGGGGCATCCGGCTCGGCGGCCTAGAGCCGGGAACGCTGGTTCGAGTAGGCCCGGTGCACCTCCGCCGGAGCACCACACTCCACCGGCCCTGCGTCCTCTTCCGGAGTCGGGCGGGGGCGCTCGCCTTCGAGCTCGCGGCCCTCGGCTGGCGGGGAGCCCTCTTTGAGGTCCTCAATCGGGGTGTGGTCCGGGTGGAAGACCCGGTGGAGGTGCTGGGGTGA
- a CDS encoding biotin transporter BioY, which produces MNSRTLALAALGAALTAICAQLSFTLPFVTSVPFTLQVFAVLLMGAVLGARTGALAELLYLLLGAAGIPVFAHFRAGLQVLVGPTGGYLWSYPLAALLVGWAADRAMDRQGFVRNVAAGMVAAIACIYALGVVGLVLSGAVPTWTHAVRIGVVPFVWFDLLKAVMALLVAERIRAVIPGRELAR; this is translated from the coding sequence ATGAACTCCCGAACCCTGGCCCTGGCCGCCCTCGGCGCGGCCCTCACCGCCATCTGTGCGCAGCTGAGCTTCACCCTGCCGTTCGTGACCAGCGTGCCCTTTACCCTCCAGGTGTTCGCGGTCCTGCTCATGGGGGCCGTGCTGGGTGCGCGGACAGGGGCCCTTGCGGAGCTGCTGTACCTGCTGCTCGGTGCCGCGGGCATCCCGGTGTTCGCGCACTTCCGGGCCGGACTCCAGGTGCTGGTGGGTCCGACCGGTGGATACCTATGGTCGTATCCCCTCGCGGCCCTCCTGGTGGGGTGGGCGGCGGATCGGGCCATGGACCGCCAGGGCTTTGTGCGTAACGTAGCTGCGGGCATGGTGGCCGCCATCGCCTGTATCTACGCCCTGGGCGTGGTGGGACTGGTGCTCTCGGGGGCAGTGCCCACATGGACGCACGCGGTGCGGATCGGGGTGGTCCCCTTCGTGTGGTTTGACCTGTTGAAGGCCGTGATGGCGCTCTTGGTGGCGGAGCGGATCCGGGCGGTGATCCCGGGACGGGAGCTCGCGCGGTGA
- the gcvPB gene encoding aminomethyl-transferring glycine dehydrogenase subunit GcvPB, translating into MKERDFPLVFERSTPGRRAHGLPEPDVPEVPLDELVPEWARRRTPPALPEVSELEVVRHYTLLSHRNFSIDQGFVPLGSCTMKYNPKLHEEVARFEGYSRLHPYTPEELAQGALRLMFELGEELRELTGMDAVTFQPAAGAHGELTALLMIRAYFAHRGEYRTKVLVPDSAHGTNPASARMAGYGVVTVPSDNRGNMDLRQLEAALGPDVAAVMLTNPNTLGLFEEHVDRIAELAHAHGAQMYLDGANLNAMLGITRPGDQGFDVMHTNLHKTFSTPHGGGGPGACALLVKRHLEPFLPVPVVRREQDRYLLEWERPQSIGRVRAFYGNFGTLVRAYAYLRTLGAEGLRAVAEHAVLHANYLRVRLAPYYRIPYDRVCKHEFVASGIRQKQTSGVTTKDIAKRLLDYGFHAPTVYFPLTVEEALMIEPTETESLQVLNAFAEAMMVIDREARENPEVVKTAPHSMPVRRLDEVRAARFPDLRWKPERRSDP; encoded by the coding sequence ATGAAGGAGCGGGACTTCCCCCTCGTCTTCGAACGGAGCACCCCGGGACGTCGGGCGCACGGGCTTCCGGAACCGGATGTGCCGGAAGTGCCGCTGGATGAGCTGGTACCGGAATGGGCCCGGCGCCGCACTCCGCCTGCCCTCCCGGAGGTGAGCGAACTGGAGGTGGTGCGGCACTACACCCTGCTCTCCCACCGGAACTTCTCCATCGACCAGGGATTCGTGCCGCTCGGATCGTGCACCATGAAGTACAACCCAAAGCTGCACGAGGAGGTGGCCCGGTTCGAGGGCTACTCGCGCCTGCACCCCTACACCCCGGAGGAGCTGGCGCAGGGGGCCTTGCGGCTGATGTTCGAGCTGGGGGAGGAGCTGCGGGAACTAACGGGCATGGACGCGGTGACCTTCCAGCCCGCGGCGGGTGCCCATGGGGAGCTCACCGCGCTTCTGATGATTCGGGCGTACTTCGCGCACCGGGGAGAGTATCGTACGAAGGTGCTCGTGCCCGACAGCGCCCACGGCACCAATCCCGCCTCCGCCCGCATGGCGGGCTACGGGGTGGTGACGGTGCCCAGCGATAACCGGGGCAACATGGACCTGCGGCAGCTGGAGGCAGCCCTGGGGCCGGACGTGGCCGCGGTGATGCTCACCAACCCCAACACCCTGGGACTGTTTGAGGAGCACGTGGACCGAATTGCGGAGCTGGCCCACGCGCACGGCGCGCAGATGTACCTGGACGGGGCGAACCTCAACGCCATGCTGGGGATCACCCGACCCGGGGACCAGGGGTTTGACGTGATGCATACCAACCTCCACAAGACCTTCAGCACCCCCCATGGGGGTGGAGGACCCGGGGCGTGCGCGCTGCTGGTGAAACGGCACCTGGAGCCGTTTTTGCCCGTGCCCGTGGTGCGGCGGGAGCAGGACCGGTACCTCCTGGAATGGGAACGGCCCCAGAGCATCGGGCGGGTGCGGGCCTTCTACGGGAACTTCGGCACCCTGGTACGGGCCTACGCGTACCTGCGGACCCTCGGGGCGGAGGGATTGCGGGCGGTGGCGGAGCATGCGGTGCTGCATGCCAACTACCTCCGCGTGCGCCTGGCGCCGTACTACAGGATTCCCTACGACCGCGTCTGCAAGCACGAGTTCGTGGCGAGCGGGATCCGGCAGAAGCAGACGAGCGGGGTGACCACCAAAGACATCGCCAAGCGCTTGCTGGACTACGGCTTCCACGCGCCCACGGTGTACTTCCCCCTCACCGTGGAAGAGGCACTGATGATCGAGCCCACGGAGACGGAGAGCCTGCAGGTGCTGAATGCGTTCGCGGAGGCTATGATGGTCATCGACCGGGAGGCCCGGGAGAACCCGGAGGTGGTGAAGACCGCGCCCCACAGCATGCCCGTGCGGCGACTGGACGAGGTGCGGGCCGCCCGGTTCCCAGACCTCCGGTGGAAACCCGAGAGGAGGAGCGATCCATGA
- the gcvPA gene encoding aminomethyl-transferring glycine dehydrogenase subunit GcvPA, which produces MRYVPTTPEERAHMLRTIGVRSVEDLFADIPPRVRLKAPLRMRPSLSDPDLVRYFRALAEENAHAGKVVCFAGAGAYDHFIPPAVWQLASRGEFLTAYTPYQPEVSQGALQAGYEYQTMVCELLGMEVANASLYDGASALAEAVAMARDLTRRDRMVVSTAVHPEYRQVVRTYTAGLEVEVVEIPHQGGFTPVEAVARVVDGRTAAVVVQQPNFFGGVEDIRALAEVAHAAGALFLLATADPLAFGLLEPPGGVGADIAAGEGQPLGSPLNFGGPYLGIIATRMSFVRRMPGRLVGATVDAEGRRGFVLTLQAREQHIRREKATSNVCTNEFLNALAAAIYLALLGPDGVRRVAELCVRKAHYLKGRIADLPGYTLAFPGPTFHEFVVRTPHPADQIVRVLAGKGFLAGVPLGRFDPELGDCLLVCVTESRTREEMDRFVEALRQVV; this is translated from the coding sequence GTGCGGTACGTCCCCACCACCCCCGAGGAGCGGGCGCACATGCTGCGCACCATCGGGGTGCGCTCCGTAGAGGACCTCTTTGCGGATATCCCTCCGCGGGTGCGCTTGAAAGCACCGCTGCGGATGCGACCGTCGCTGTCGGATCCGGACCTGGTGCGCTACTTCCGGGCCCTGGCGGAGGAGAACGCCCATGCGGGCAAAGTGGTGTGCTTCGCGGGGGCGGGAGCCTATGACCACTTTATCCCTCCGGCCGTATGGCAGCTGGCGAGCCGGGGCGAGTTCCTCACCGCCTACACCCCCTACCAGCCGGAGGTCAGCCAAGGAGCGCTGCAGGCGGGCTACGAGTACCAGACCATGGTCTGCGAGCTGTTGGGGATGGAAGTGGCGAACGCCTCCCTCTACGACGGCGCCAGCGCCCTGGCGGAGGCAGTGGCAATGGCGCGGGATCTGACACGGCGGGACCGGATGGTGGTGAGCACCGCGGTGCATCCGGAGTACCGACAGGTGGTGCGCACCTACACCGCGGGATTAGAGGTGGAGGTGGTGGAGATCCCCCACCAGGGGGGATTCACGCCCGTGGAAGCGGTGGCCCGGGTGGTGGATGGGCGCACCGCGGCAGTGGTGGTACAGCAGCCCAACTTCTTCGGCGGGGTGGAGGACATAAGGGCGCTCGCGGAGGTGGCGCACGCGGCCGGGGCGCTCTTCCTCCTGGCCACCGCGGACCCGCTGGCGTTCGGGCTGCTGGAGCCTCCGGGAGGGGTCGGCGCGGACATCGCAGCAGGGGAAGGGCAACCCCTCGGCAGCCCCTTGAACTTCGGGGGACCGTATCTGGGGATCATCGCCACCCGCATGTCCTTCGTACGACGGATGCCGGGGCGCCTGGTGGGCGCCACGGTGGACGCGGAGGGCCGGCGGGGGTTCGTCCTCACCCTGCAGGCCCGGGAGCAGCACATCCGGCGGGAGAAGGCCACGAGCAACGTCTGCACCAACGAGTTCCTCAATGCGCTCGCGGCCGCCATCTACCTGGCATTGCTGGGTCCCGACGGGGTGCGCAGGGTGGCGGAGCTGTGCGTGCGCAAGGCCCACTACCTCAAGGGGCGGATTGCAGATCTCCCTGGGTATACCCTTGCCTTTCCGGGCCCCACCTTCCATGAGTTCGTGGTGCGCACCCCGCATCCCGCGGACCAGATCGTGCGCGTGCTGGCGGGAAAGGGGTTCCTGGCCGGTGTCCCGCTGGGGCGGTTCGATCCGGAATTGGGCGACTGCCTCCTGGTGTGCGTCACGGAATCCCGAACCCGGGAGGAGATGGATCGGTTCGTGGAGGCGTTGCGGCAGGTGGTATGA
- the gcvH gene encoding glycine cleavage system protein GcvH, with protein sequence MEVVPEDLRYTTEHEWVRMEDGRARVGITKFAADRLSDIVYVELPEVGREVRFMEPFGVIESVKAASDLYSPLTGRVVEVNGRLRDQPELVSQDPYGEGWMIVVEPADPSELERLLDAGAYRRHIGEG encoded by the coding sequence GTGGAGGTGGTTCCAGAGGATCTGCGGTATACCACGGAGCATGAGTGGGTACGGATGGAGGACGGTCGGGCCCGGGTGGGGATCACGAAGTTCGCCGCGGACCGGCTCAGCGACATCGTGTACGTGGAGCTCCCGGAGGTGGGGCGGGAGGTCCGCTTCATGGAGCCCTTCGGGGTGATCGAGTCCGTGAAGGCCGCAAGTGACCTGTATTCTCCCCTCACGGGCCGGGTGGTGGAGGTGAACGGGCGGTTGCGGGACCAGCCCGAGCTCGTCAGCCAGGACCCGTACGGGGAGGGGTGGATGATCGTGGTCGAGCCCGCGGATCCCTCGGAGCTGGAGCGGCTTCTGGACGCCGGGGCTTACCGCCGGCACATCGGGGAGGGGTAG
- the gcvT gene encoding glycine cleavage system aminomethyltransferase GcvT has translation MREGQLARTPLYAHHLQLGARMVAFAGWEMPLQYRGIVAEHRAVRTSCGLFDVSHMGVFWVLGPRALEDLSRLLANDPRRLRNGQALYTPMCNEAGGMVDDLVVFRFAADRFLMVGNAARREADLAWLHAHAASEVVDATEELALLAVQGPRAEQALQPLVATDLSAVRRYWFVPGTAVAGVPAIVSRTGYTGEDGFEVFCPWDQAAPVWEALLETGAVPCGLGARDTLRLEAGYLLYGQDAGEHTSPLEAGLDWAVKLEGRAFIGAQALRGLREVGVSRRLCGLVVEDRVIARRGCRIRKDGEPVGEVTSGTWGPWVERSIALGYLRADLAGPGTPVAVEVRTRTVHAEVVRLPFYRRVA, from the coding sequence ATGCGTGAAGGCCAGCTCGCCCGCACGCCCCTGTACGCGCACCACCTCCAGCTGGGAGCCCGCATGGTGGCGTTTGCAGGGTGGGAGATGCCCCTGCAGTACCGGGGGATCGTGGCAGAACATCGGGCGGTGCGTACCTCCTGCGGCCTCTTCGATGTCTCCCACATGGGCGTGTTCTGGGTCCTGGGTCCGAGGGCTCTGGAGGACTTGAGCCGGTTGCTGGCGAACGACCCGCGACGGCTTCGGAACGGGCAGGCCCTCTACACCCCCATGTGCAATGAGGCCGGGGGAATGGTGGACGACCTCGTGGTGTTCCGGTTTGCCGCGGACCGGTTCCTGATGGTGGGGAACGCGGCCCGGCGCGAGGCGGACCTCGCGTGGCTGCACGCGCACGCGGCCTCGGAGGTGGTGGATGCGACGGAGGAACTCGCCCTCCTGGCGGTACAGGGACCGCGGGCTGAGCAGGCCCTGCAACCCCTCGTGGCCACGGACCTCTCCGCGGTGCGTCGGTACTGGTTCGTGCCCGGGACGGCCGTAGCAGGGGTGCCAGCCATCGTCTCCCGCACGGGCTACACGGGGGAGGACGGGTTCGAGGTGTTCTGTCCGTGGGATCAGGCGGCGCCGGTGTGGGAAGCCCTCCTGGAGACGGGCGCCGTGCCCTGCGGGCTCGGAGCCCGGGACACGCTGCGACTGGAGGCGGGATACCTGCTGTACGGACAGGATGCGGGTGAGCACACCTCGCCCCTGGAAGCCGGCCTGGACTGGGCGGTGAAGCTGGAGGGGCGGGCGTTCATCGGCGCGCAGGCCCTGCGCGGGCTGCGGGAGGTGGGGGTGTCACGGAGGTTGTGCGGGCTCGTGGTGGAGGACCGCGTCATCGCCAGGCGGGGATGCCGGATCCGGAAGGATGGGGAGCCGGTGGGGGAGGTGACCAGCGGGACCTGGGGGCCGTGGGTGGAGCGCAGCATCGCCCTGGGGTACCTGCGCGCGGACCTCGCGGGGCCGGGGACCCCGGTGGCGGTGGAGGTGCGGACGAGGACGGTGCATGCGGAGGTGGTGCGGCTTCCCTTTTACCGGCGTGTGGCGTAA
- a CDS encoding phosphoribosyltransferase family protein, producing the protein MFRDRHHAGRALTAALRPRIAPEEDVLVLGIPRGGVVVAGEVAAQLGAELDIIVPRKLRAPQNPELAIGAVAEDGSLYLDERSLWALRVDQAYIDQEAAFQMVEIQRRLRAYRGDRPPPRVEGRTVILVDDGVATGSTMIAAVRSARSKKAGRVVVAVPVAPPESVHRLRQEADEVVCVHEDPYFMAVGQFYEDFRQVSDEEVRGILSEAWRRTEGGPHLHA; encoded by the coding sequence GTGTTCCGGGACCGCCACCACGCGGGCCGGGCCCTGACCGCGGCCCTGCGGCCCCGGATCGCGCCGGAGGAGGATGTGTTGGTCCTGGGGATCCCCCGGGGGGGCGTGGTGGTTGCGGGAGAGGTGGCCGCACAGCTGGGGGCGGAGCTGGACATCATCGTACCCCGGAAGCTGCGTGCCCCGCAGAACCCGGAGCTGGCCATTGGCGCGGTGGCGGAGGACGGGAGCCTCTACCTGGATGAGCGCAGCCTGTGGGCTCTACGGGTGGACCAGGCCTACATCGACCAGGAGGCAGCGTTTCAGATGGTGGAGATCCAACGTCGGTTGCGGGCCTACCGGGGTGATCGCCCGCCCCCGCGCGTGGAGGGGCGTACCGTGATCCTGGTGGACGATGGGGTCGCCACGGGCTCCACCATGATCGCCGCGGTGCGGTCCGCCCGGTCGAAGAAGGCGGGCCGGGTGGTGGTGGCGGTTCCCGTGGCTCCTCCGGAGAGCGTGCACCGCCTCCGTCAGGAGGCGGACGAGGTGGTGTGCGTTCACGAGGATCCGTACTTCATGGCGGTGGGGCAGTTCTACGAGGACTTTCGGCAGGTCTCCGACGAGGAGGTGCGAGGGATCCTCTCCGAGGCCTGGCGTCGCACGGAAGGTGGACCGCACCTCCATGCGTGA